The stretch of DNA TTAGACAAAAAATTATTAACCTTAGCTCAATCTGCTGCTCCCGCTTTTACCGAAGTAGAAAAAACAGGTAGTAGTTATCTCAATCAGGTAGATAAAGTTCCTTGGCGAGATATTTTTAACCGCGATAAACAAAGTTTAGAATGGTTTGATGCCAAAGGTAATTTGTTGGGAAGTAAAGGGTTTATTCAATTAGAACTTCCTCCTGTGACTGGCGCAGCTAATCTTCAACACAGAAAAACAAAATTTCCTGTTCGTGCTTATACTATTTCAGTTTTTAAAGATGGTTCTAGTCCTGATCAGCCTTCTTTAGAAGGTTATATTAGAGCTAGTCAGTCAATTGAAGAAATTGAAGCCGTTCAAATTCAACTTTTTTGGGTATTAATTTTTGGCGGATTGATGACTCTAATTTTGATCGGTTTAGGTGGTTTTTGGTTAGCTCAAAAAGCAATCGAACCAATTGAAGAAAGTTTTCAAAAACTTAAACAATTTACTGCTGACGCATCCCATGAATTACGAGGGCCTTTAACTGCGATCAAAGCTTCTGTCGATGTGATGCAATCTCATCCCGAACGAATCCATCCTAAAGATGCTAAAAAAATTACTGCGATCGCTAGTGCTACTACTCAAATGAGTCATTTAATTGAAGATTTGCTGTTTTTAGCCCGAACAGATAAGGCAGTAGTTATTCCTGACCGCGAGAAAAAACCTGTTTTGCTTAATACCATTCTTCAAAATATTATTACTCTGCTTGAACCTTTCGCCCAAAATAAAGATATAGCTTTAAAAGCTGATTTTTTATTAGAAGTATTAGTATTAGGCGACCAATCTCAACTTACTCGTCTTTTTTCTAATTTAGTTGAAAATGCACTGCAATACACTCCTGCTGGAGGAGAAGTTAGGATTCATCTTCACAAACAAAACCGTTATGTAGTTGTGAGTGTTAAAGATACAGGAATTGGAATTGCACCAGATCAAATTCCGTTTGTCTTTGACCGCTTTTGGCGTGCTGATAAAGCTCGTTCTCGTCGTGAAGGAGGTACTGGTTTAGGATTAGCTATTGCCACTGCGATCGCGAAAAGTCATGGCGGAAAAATTACAGTCAGCAGTGAACTAGATGTGGGCAGTTGTTTTCAAGTGCGAATTCCGATGTTAATAGTTAGTGGCGCAACTAAACCAGAAAAAAAGGTATTGCAAAAACAGCCTTTGATTGAGGCTGAAACAACTGATTGATAACTTTTTTGATTTTAGTCAGATTAAACTTTAGTTGCCCGATTGGCAGTATTTCTTTCGAGATCACGGACTTTTTTGCCACGCCAAAATAAACGGATCGGTGTACCAGAAAAACCCAATTGTTCACGGAATTGTCGGTCGATATAACGATGATAGCCTTCATTAAAACGCTTTGGATCGTTGACAAATAGAGCGATCGCAGGAGGTTGAGAACTAACCTGTTTAAATACCAATGGCTAGAAATCAATGCTTATGAGAGCTATTCTGCTTTAGTTAAAGCTGTAGAAAACATCCTTATAAACTTTGGGACAAAATATACAATTAAATTTTGCGTAGGTACTTATTGGTAACTAACAGCTAAAATCATTAATTGAAAGCAATAAAAATCTTTCTATGGAATGATGTTAAATTTCATGGATTAATGCAAGGTAAAATGATATACAAAATATTAACAAGCAGGTCAATATGAAAACAACCTCACGTCAAACTTCTGAGTTAAATCCTCGTGAAAATATGACTCCATCTACAAAAACAACCTTGACTGGTTTACTAGTCATAGCTCCTCTATTTTTGATTCTTCTTGGTTTTTTTACTGGTTTTCTTAATATCTAATCTAAGTTGACATTCCCACGACTTTGTTTCTAACATCGCTCAAGTCGATGGGATTTTTTCAACAAATAGCCTTCTCTTTTCCCAAACATAACGTTAACAGAATAAGTCTCGTAGTATGGTGGGCGGTCATAAATTCGTCTACCATTTTTAGTTCGTTTTTACCAGGGAGTAGTCACCACTCTAAATAAACAATGCAAACTAATCAACAACTGCCTCTACCTATTATGGGTTGCGGAACATGGGCGTGGGGAAATCGACTGCTGTGGGGATACGAGCAAAGTATGGACGAACAATTACAGCAAGTCTTTAATCTTTGTGTGGAAAATGGCGTAACTTTATTTGATACAGGAGATTCCTATGGTACAGGTAGACTGAATGGTCGTAGTGAAATCTTATTAGGTAAATTTTCCCAGGAATATATAGGCAAAAACCAAGCCAATATTTGTTTAGCAACTAAACTCGCTCCTTATCCCTGGCGATTAACTAGAGGTGCAATGGTAGCTGCGGGCAAAGCTTCTGCTAAACGACTAGGTAGAATTGATCTAGTTCAAATGCACTGGTCGACGGCAAATTATTTTCCTTGGCAAGAGTGGCAATTATTAGATGGTTTGGCAGAGCTTTACGAACAAGGATTAGTTAAAGGTGTCGGTTTATCCAATTATGGCCCGAAAAGACTTAAACAAGTTTATCAAAAATTTCATAACCGCAACATTCCCATTACTACTTTACAAGTTCAATATTCTCTACTCTCTACCTATCCCGTTACTGAATTAGGAGTCAAAGAGGTTTGTGATGAATTAGGAATAAAACTCATTGCTTATAGTCCTCTAGCATTAGGATTTTTAACAGGAAAATATTCA from Stanieria cyanosphaera PCC 7437 encodes:
- a CDS encoding sensor histidine kinase, whose translation is MFQSLRWRLLLSYLTVMAAILSVFGMGVYVFFSRNLYRQLDKKLLTLAQSAAPAFTEVEKTGSSYLNQVDKVPWRDIFNRDKQSLEWFDAKGNLLGSKGFIQLELPPVTGAANLQHRKTKFPVRAYTISVFKDGSSPDQPSLEGYIRASQSIEEIEAVQIQLFWVLIFGGLMTLILIGLGGFWLAQKAIEPIEESFQKLKQFTADASHELRGPLTAIKASVDVMQSHPERIHPKDAKKITAIASATTQMSHLIEDLLFLARTDKAVVIPDREKKPVLLNTILQNIITLLEPFAQNKDIALKADFLLEVLVLGDQSQLTRLFSNLVENALQYTPAGGEVRIHLHKQNRYVVVSVKDTGIGIAPDQIPFVFDRFWRADKARSRREGGTGLGLAIATAIAKSHGGKITVSSELDVGSCFQVRIPMLIVSGATKPEKKVLQKQPLIEAETTD
- a CDS encoding aldo/keto reductase, with protein sequence MQTNQQLPLPIMGCGTWAWGNRLLWGYEQSMDEQLQQVFNLCVENGVTLFDTGDSYGTGRLNGRSEILLGKFSQEYIGKNQANICLATKLAPYPWRLTRGAMVAAGKASAKRLGRIDLVQMHWSTANYFPWQEWQLLDGLAELYEQGLVKGVGLSNYGPKRLKQVYQKFHNRNIPITTLQVQYSLLSTYPVTELGVKEVCDELGIKLIAYSPLALGFLTGKYSEKDNLPTGLRRLVGKQILSGARSLLNCLAAIAQSKNKTMSQVAINWCICKGTIPIPGAKSLQQAQENIGALGWFLDAGEVEELDKAAASVDKAMVQNIFQSN